A DNA window from Hydractinia symbiolongicarpus strain clone_291-10 chromosome 6, HSymV2.1, whole genome shotgun sequence contains the following coding sequences:
- the LOC130648310 gene encoding phosphatidate phosphatase LPIN3-like, whose protein sequence is MYYIGNVVKSVAGIYNQINAATLTGAIDIVVIKQEDGSFIGSPFHVRFGKLGVLSSREKVVEIAINNVEVDLQMKLGVAGEAFFVERASMKESIPLNLATSPLPSSSNLLDFQFSHENVKDFITDDEETQNSDYLTMNVKATRTSSMPIIPNESPNNDIRKHQSDNIAIPGVDKTMLYGLNQDHEQHLSIPALATSKIRELQSNYPLSDMDSPISTPLSRSPEDPSPIRQIFSDTEAEVGVEKTSSVNQNITWEWGMLPKSPAIQKKSPRDNKSSTTERKRKAEKHRKAKRETLQEKVSSSEGLLLEDVLAADREVAQLYLNRANSIDDVDSGCGRESTPVTSSIGDNEEHTNATSSPTDEQNKDDTLPLSDLSEPGELDMSLCGDLKNRMVEPEKFLESRVTYEQFCENPELLNDPKLVIRIDNRYYNWAVAAPFLMSHLVYQKTLLPDSLKQLKQKYMPKKRRGWFSWRTAPEESSDEDKNDDKKGSHLTPQRQLSSADELELENGSISVHTVDQTDFTEFKKTLRLTSEHWRSLNLQHGANKVTFTVTTRYQGTASCDARIFLWNYSDKIVISDIDGTITRSDVLGQILPAVGKDWSQSNVTGLFSKIKKNGYNFMYLSARAIGQAQITRDFLKSVKQGETTLPDGPVLLTPTSLFNAFKKEVIERKPEEFKISCMRDVQSLFPKTSNPFFSGFGNRLNDVWAYRAVGIPISRIFTINYKGEIKHELTNAFTSSYGKLIDLVDQMFPPLTSSKTTDPSRSEYTLFCYWRTPVMAVPEDDVDEFEFP, encoded by the exons ATGTATTACATTGGGAATGTGGTAAAAAGTGTAGCAGGTATCTACAATCAAATAAATGCTGCAACACTAACAGGTGCCATTGATATTGTGGTCATTAAACAAGAAGATGGCAGTTTTATTGGAAGTCCGTTTCATGTACGCTTTGGGAAACTGGGAGTACTGAGCAGTCGTGAGAAAGTT GTTGAAATTGCTATCAACAATGTTGAAGTGGATTTGCAAATGAAACTCGGTGTAGCTGGTGAAGCATTCTTTGTGGAGCGCGCATCAATGAAGGAGAGCATACCTTTAAATCTTGCAACATCACCATTACCTTCTTCATCAAATTTGCTTGATTTTCAATTTAGTCAT GAAAATGTCAAGGATTTTATTACGGATGACGAAGAGACACAGAATTCGGACTACTTGACTATGAATGTAAAAGCAACCAGAACATCTTCTATGCCTATCATTCCAAACGAAAGT cCAAACAATGATATACGTAAGCATCAATCAGATAATATTGCAATACCTGGTGTAGATAAGACAATGTTATATGGGCTAAACCAAGACCATGAACAA CATTTATCAATTCCAGCATTAGCAACTTCCAAAATCAGAGAACTGCAATCAAATTACCCCCTCTCAGATATGGACAGCCCTATATCAACCCCACTATCACGAAG CCCTGAAGATCCATCACCGATTCGTCAGATATTTAGTGACACTGAGGCAGAAGTTGGTGTTGAAAAGACATCATCggttaatcaaaatataacCTGGGAGTGGGGCATGCTTCCAAAG AGTCCTGCTATTCAAAAAAAGAGTCCGAGGGACAATAAATCCAGCACTACGGAGCGAAAGAGAAAGGCAGAGAAACATAGAAAGGCTAAGCGAGAGACACTGCAAGAAAAAGTTAGCTCTTCCGAGGGTTTGTTGTTGGAGGATGTTTTGGCAGCTGACAGGGAGGTTGCGCAACTATATCTGAATAG GGCGAATTCTATCGATGACGTCGACTCCGGATGTGGGCGAGAGTCGACACCAGTGACGTCATCAATTGGAGATAATGAAGAACACACTAATGCCACCTCTTCTCCAACTGACGAGCAAAATAAAGACGACACTCTACCACTTTCAGATCTAAG TGAACCTGGTGAACTTGATATGTCATTGTGTGGCGACCTGAAGAATAGGATGGTTGAACCAG AGAAGTTTTTAGAGTCACGAGTAACATATGAACAGTTTTGTGAAAATCCAGAATTACTGAACGATCCGAAGCTGGTCATCAGGATAGATAACAG GTACTACAATTGGGCGGTTGCAGCGCCCTTTCTTATGTCGCATTTGGTGTATCAAAAAACTTTGCTGCCT GACAGTTTAAAGCAACTCAAGCAAAAATACATGCCTAAAAAAAGGCGGGGATGGTTTTCGTGGAGAACTGCGCCCGAG GAATCATCCGACGAAGATAAAAATGACGACAAGAAAGGATCACATCTGACACCCCAACGACAGTTGAGCAGTGCTGACGAGTTGGAGTTAGAGAATGGAAGTATCTCTGTGCACACAGTTGATCAAACCGATTTCACTGAGTTTAAGAAGACTTTGCGTTTGACGTCAGAACATTGGCGTTCATTGAATCTTCAACATGGCGCCAACAAAGTAACGTTTACAGTCACGACGAGATACCAG GGCACTGCATCTTGTGACGCTCGTATCTTTCTCTGGAATTATTCCGATAAAATTGTAATTTCTGATATTGACGGGACCATAACCCGATCAGATGTATTGGGGCAAATCCTTCCCGCTGTTGGTAAAGACTGGTCACAGAGTAACGTCACTGGATTGTTtagtaagataaaaaagaatggCTATAACTTTATGTATTTATCTGCGAGGGCGATTGGACAG GCTCAAATTACAAGAGATTTTTTAAAGAGTGTTAAACAAGGAGAAACGACATTACCTGATGGCCCAGTTCTCTTGACTCCTACTTCACTATTTAatgcatttaaaaa AGAGGTGATCGAACGAAAGCCAGAAGAATTCAAGATATCGTGTATGCGAGACGTGCAGAGCTTATTTCCGAAAACCTCCAATCCGTTCTTTTCTGGTTTCGGAAATCGACTAAAT GACGTTTGGGCATATCGAGCAGTTGGTATTCCAATTTCTCGCATCTTTACAATCAACTATAAG GGTGAGATCAAGCACGAACTGACGAATGCGTTCACTTCATC GTATGGCAAACTAATCGACTTGGTTGACCAAATGTTTCCTCCTTTAACTTCTTCGAAAACGACCGATCCATCGAGATCAGAATACACATTATTTTGTTATTGGAGAACTCCTGTTATGGCGGTGCCAGAAGACGATGTTGACGAGTTTGAGTTTCCATAA